A single Streptomyces mirabilis DNA region contains:
- a CDS encoding ArsR/SmtB family transcription factor → MGWWQINADTLARTRFVLSPLAETFAAVKLLHARTAAHPGERAWLDVHLPAYKRRLAGDPVTALLIRSGLGRDWIADFLTPTPRGETDFEEEVARVREASAADARAHLGVSLAGPLPAALHRDDLPERAADLLTHVWTEAVRPYWDRRRRVLEADVVARTAQLSQGGWAAALDALRPGTRWLGDNRLQVNLHEYPPREISGAELVFVPITPQRHGWVSWEEPDRYAVVYPCSGVLADTGPEAVPESLGALLGPARAGVLVLLDSPMSTTQLVALTGQGLGSVGRHLKVLLDARLVRRGRAGRSVLYSRTPAGEVLVKAQRE, encoded by the coding sequence ATGGGCTGGTGGCAGATCAACGCCGACACCCTCGCCCGCACCCGTTTCGTGCTCTCCCCGCTCGCCGAGACCTTCGCCGCCGTCAAGCTGCTGCACGCGCGGACGGCCGCGCACCCTGGGGAGCGGGCCTGGCTCGACGTCCATCTGCCCGCGTACAAAAGGCGGCTGGCCGGTGACCCCGTCACCGCGCTGCTCATACGCTCCGGACTCGGGCGGGACTGGATCGCCGACTTCCTGACGCCGACGCCGCGCGGCGAGACCGACTTCGAGGAGGAGGTCGCCCGGGTGCGGGAGGCGTCGGCCGCGGACGCCCGGGCCCATCTCGGCGTCTCCCTTGCCGGACCGCTGCCCGCCGCCCTGCACCGCGACGACCTCCCGGAGCGCGCCGCGGACCTGCTCACCCACGTCTGGACCGAGGCCGTACGCCCCTACTGGGACCGGCGGCGGCGCGTTCTGGAGGCCGATGTCGTCGCCCGGACCGCGCAGTTGAGCCAGGGCGGCTGGGCGGCGGCCCTCGACGCGCTGCGGCCGGGTACGCGCTGGCTCGGCGACAACCGGCTGCAGGTCAATCTCCACGAGTACCCGCCACGCGAGATCTCCGGCGCCGAGCTGGTGTTCGTACCGATCACACCGCAGCGGCACGGCTGGGTGTCATGGGAGGAGCCGGACCGGTACGCCGTCGTCTACCCCTGCTCGGGCGTACTCGCCGACACCGGCCCCGAGGCCGTGCCGGAGAGTCTGGGCGCGCTGCTCGGACCCGCCCGCGCCGGGGTCCTCGTCCTCCTCGACTCCCCCATGAGCACGACGCAGTTGGTGGCCCTGACCGGGCAGGGTCTCGGCTCGGTCGGACGCCATCTGAAGGTGCTGCTGGACGCCCGGCTGGTGCGGAGGGGGCGAGCCGGGCGGTCGGTGCTGTACTCCCGTACGCCCGCCGGGGAGGTACTCGTGAAGGCCCAACGGGAGTAG
- a CDS encoding MFS transporter — protein MRSYSDLFRTREFTPLFLSSALNSAASTIGGLAVGTLVYRATDSPLLSAVSMFGPQLAQVVGATTLLSAADRLAPRATMTAIALSFAVGTAVMATPGLPVLGLFLLIFVLGLVSSLGGGVRWGLLNEILSKDGFLLGRSVMNMVAGLAQITGYATGGVLVAVLSPRITLASAAALYLAAALVTRLGMTRRAPRATGRPSIAQTWRTNALLWSAPRRRTTYLLLWIPNGLIVGCESLYVSYAPDRAGLLFAFAAFGMFVGDVTTGRFIPPAVRGRLGIPFLLLLATPYLPFALGPGVAVAAGAVALASVGFGASLIQQERLMALTPDELSGHALGLHSSGMLTMQGVSAALAGTVAQLTSPGTAMTVMAITSVAATLLISGPRQRTEVSTPQQKQPEVNSL, from the coding sequence ATGCGCAGCTACTCCGACCTCTTCCGCACCCGGGAGTTCACCCCTCTTTTCCTGTCCTCCGCGCTCAACTCGGCGGCTTCGACGATCGGCGGCCTGGCCGTCGGGACGCTGGTGTACAGGGCGACGGACTCGCCGCTGCTGTCGGCGGTGAGCATGTTCGGGCCGCAGCTCGCGCAGGTGGTCGGCGCGACCACCCTGCTGTCGGCGGCGGACCGGCTGGCGCCGCGCGCCACGATGACGGCCATCGCGCTGTCCTTCGCCGTCGGTACGGCGGTGATGGCGACGCCGGGACTCCCGGTCCTGGGGCTGTTCCTCCTGATCTTCGTCCTGGGTCTGGTCTCGTCCCTCGGCGGCGGTGTCCGCTGGGGTCTGCTGAACGAGATCCTGTCCAAGGACGGCTTTCTGCTGGGCCGTTCGGTCATGAACATGGTGGCCGGCCTCGCGCAGATCACGGGCTACGCGACGGGCGGCGTCCTGGTGGCGGTGCTCTCGCCGAGGATCACTCTGGCGAGCGCGGCGGCCCTGTATCTCGCGGCGGCGCTGGTCACCCGCCTCGGCATGACCCGGCGGGCGCCGAGGGCCACCGGCCGCCCCTCGATCGCGCAGACCTGGCGCACCAACGCGCTGCTGTGGTCCGCGCCCCGGCGCCGGACGACGTATCTGCTCCTGTGGATCCCGAACGGTCTGATCGTCGGCTGCGAGTCCCTGTACGTGTCGTACGCCCCGGACCGGGCGGGTCTGCTCTTCGCCTTCGCGGCGTTCGGCATGTTCGTCGGCGATGTGACGACGGGCCGGTTCATCCCGCCCGCGGTCCGCGGCCGCCTGGGCATTCCGTTCCTGCTGCTCCTGGCGACGCCGTATCTGCCGTTCGCGCTGGGGCCGGGGGTGGCGGTGGCGGCGGGCGCGGTCGCCCTCGCCTCGGTCGGCTTCGGGGCGAGTCTGATCCAGCAGGAACGCCTGATGGCCCTGACCCCGGACGAGCTGAGCGGGCACGCCCTGGGACTGCACTCCTCGGGCATGCTCACGATGCAGGGGGTGAGCGCGGCACTGGCGGGAACGGTCGCCCAACTCACCTCACCCGGAACGGCGATGACGGTGATGGCGATCACATCGGTCGCGGCGACACTGCTGATTTCGGGCCCCCGCCAACGCACGGAAGTATCCACACCACAACAGAAGCAACCAGAAGTGAACTCCCTCTGA
- a CDS encoding calcium-binding protein, with protein sequence MFSRRITALPRALALATAAVAVTVAAPVAHAAPARSATAVVVGQKLYYKAAAGQTNHLSISWALGATDPDSQLSDFIYTFDDTVKISLGAGCVRPAGGDDTKAVCTVTEPNTSASDLDSLIVDLGDGNDTATTSNTSGGYTRIYGGPGNDTLTGHGVDVLYGQGGNDRLSGGGGVYDEGANGGAGNDTLVNCSAECHGGAGNDSLSGTSGDNSLFGDDGNDKLYGNAGRDLLQGGRGNDTLYGGAGDDKLYGNSGNDVLHGGAGKDFLSGGPGRNKTYQN encoded by the coding sequence ATGTTCAGTCGCCGCATCACCGCTCTGCCGAGGGCGCTGGCGCTCGCCACCGCCGCCGTGGCCGTGACCGTCGCCGCCCCCGTGGCACACGCCGCGCCCGCCAGGAGCGCGACCGCGGTCGTCGTCGGCCAGAAGCTGTACTACAAGGCGGCCGCCGGTCAGACGAACCATCTGTCCATCTCCTGGGCGCTCGGCGCGACCGACCCGGATTCCCAGCTGAGCGACTTCATCTACACCTTCGACGACACCGTCAAGATCTCCCTCGGCGCGGGCTGCGTCCGCCCGGCCGGCGGCGACGACACCAAGGCGGTCTGCACGGTGACCGAGCCCAATACCTCGGCGTCCGACCTCGACTCCCTGATCGTCGACCTCGGAGACGGCAACGACACCGCGACGACCAGCAACACCAGCGGCGGGTACACGAGGATCTACGGCGGGCCGGGCAACGACACCCTGACCGGCCACGGCGTCGACGTCCTCTACGGCCAGGGCGGCAACGACCGTCTCTCCGGCGGCGGCGGGGTCTACGACGAGGGTGCGAACGGCGGCGCGGGCAACGACACCCTCGTCAACTGCAGCGCCGAGTGCCATGGCGGCGCGGGCAACGACAGCCTGTCGGGGACGAGCGGCGACAACTCCCTGTTCGGCGACGACGGCAACGACAAGCTGTACGGCAACGCGGGCCGCGACCTCCTCCAGGGCGGCCGCGGCAACGACACCCTGTACGGCGGCGCGGGCGACGACAAGCTGTACGGCAACAGCGGCAACGACGTCCTGCACGGAGGCGCCGGCAAGGACTTCCTGTCCGGCGGTCCCGGCCGCAACAAGACGTACCAGAACTGA
- a CDS encoding GntR family transcriptional regulator yields the protein MSPATGSAKGSGAAAKEQALVALRRAILAGDMAPGQRLVEAELAEQFDVTRASVRAALVDLAADGLVERIRNRGARVRTVSVSEAVEIYECRMVLEGLCAAKAAERVTDEQSTHLLALGEQLRAAVQAAEPLKYSDLNRQLHDFVRDISGQDTAAELLTRLNAQIVRHQFRLALQSGRPQVSLGEHLALVEAIAARDPQRAEAAARAHVASVIEALRAVEGSGTGKA from the coding sequence GTGTCCCCAGCTACCGGCAGTGCCAAAGGCAGCGGCGCCGCGGCCAAGGAGCAGGCCCTCGTCGCGCTGCGCAGGGCCATCCTCGCCGGTGACATGGCGCCAGGACAGCGCCTGGTCGAGGCCGAGTTGGCCGAGCAGTTCGATGTCACGCGGGCCAGCGTGCGGGCCGCGCTGGTCGATCTCGCCGCCGACGGTCTTGTGGAGCGGATCCGCAACCGCGGTGCCCGGGTCCGTACCGTGTCCGTGAGCGAGGCGGTGGAGATCTACGAGTGCCGCATGGTGCTCGAAGGGCTGTGCGCGGCCAAGGCCGCCGAACGGGTCACCGATGAACAGAGCACGCACCTCCTCGCGCTCGGCGAGCAGTTGCGCGCCGCCGTCCAGGCCGCCGAGCCCCTGAAGTACTCCGACCTCAACCGCCAACTGCACGACTTCGTCAGGGACATCTCCGGCCAGGACACCGCCGCCGAACTCCTCACCCGCCTGAACGCGCAGATCGTCCGCCACCAGTTCCGGCTGGCCCTGCAGTCCGGGCGCCCCCAGGTCTCCCTGGGCGAACACCTCGCCCTCGTCGAGGCCATCGCCGCGCGTGATCCGCAGCGCGCCGAGGCGGCCGCCCGCGCTCATGTGGCCAGCGTCATCGAGGCCCTGCGCGCCGTCGAGGGGTCCGGGACGGGCAAGGCCTGA
- a CDS encoding rhomboid family intramembrane serine protease, whose translation MGGAERDRVGTGPMGPEQMIAEARKAFFVMFGFLALLWLAQLANFADHYALSRDYGVVSGDIGTLPDILTAPFLHWNWAHIESNSGPLFVFGFLAAYRGVVRFLGLSLLIVVTSGLTVWFLEQGNVDTVGASGLIFGYFGYVVVRGLFDRHLIDTLIGVVMAASFAYMLTVAVPGTPGVSWLGHLGGLIGGLVGAWLFRDRRPRPAKDTHSGGGTGPTTRGALQPRADNPRADLHKELGDLGLL comes from the coding sequence ATGGGCGGGGCGGAACGGGATCGGGTCGGTACGGGGCCGATGGGTCCCGAGCAGATGATCGCGGAGGCGCGGAAGGCGTTCTTCGTGATGTTCGGATTCCTCGCGCTGCTCTGGCTGGCGCAGCTCGCGAACTTCGCCGACCACTACGCACTCTCGCGGGACTACGGAGTGGTGTCCGGCGACATCGGCACGCTGCCCGACATCCTCACCGCACCCTTCCTGCACTGGAACTGGGCACACATCGAGAGCAACTCGGGACCGCTGTTCGTCTTCGGATTCCTGGCCGCCTACCGAGGTGTGGTCCGCTTCCTCGGGCTGAGCCTGCTCATCGTGGTGACCAGCGGTCTCACGGTCTGGTTCCTCGAGCAGGGCAACGTGGACACGGTCGGCGCCAGCGGCCTGATCTTCGGGTACTTCGGCTATGTCGTGGTACGCGGGCTCTTCGACCGGCACCTGATCGACACGCTGATCGGTGTCGTCATGGCGGCCTCCTTCGCCTACATGCTCACCGTGGCGGTGCCGGGGACGCCGGGGGTGAGCTGGCTGGGACACCTCGGCGGCCTGATCGGCGGCCTGGTCGGGGCCTGGCTCTTCCGGGACCGACGCCCCCGGCCCGCCAAGGACACCCACTCCGGCGGCGGCACCGGCCCGACCACCCGCGGCGCCCTTCAGCCCCGCGCCGACAACCCGCGCGCCGACCTCCACAAGGAACTCGGCGACCTGGGCCTGCTCTAG
- a CDS encoding acyltransferase family protein produces MATRQGLEAAVVEEAPLPQAAPAPRVIPVRPGARKDRLAALDGLRFLAALSVVLFHFVGQTPGAMVVVWGRPYRSTFPEAHGYFAFGRLGVDLFFLISGFVICMSAWGRTPRDFFISRVTRLYPMYWIAIMVSACVIYFADTPFGHPNPRVLFANFTMLQTPLGVANLDPVYWTLWPELCFYLTFAVVVWKGLTHQRVVIFCGLWTVAAVLAPSAHIPLLTLIVNPTSAPYFIAGMAFYLMHRYRPTPLLWGIVAMSWLLALHFLLAPHGGRVNWATWSPWRGWLILVTTGFFLVMGAIALGGTRRIRWRGLTVAGAMTFPLYLLHDTIGMTVAHHYGHRIDPSALVVATVTALIVLSYLVHRFVERPIALAMRRSLNTAAFGPQPPTPRS; encoded by the coding sequence GTGGCCACGAGACAGGGGCTCGAGGCGGCGGTCGTGGAAGAGGCGCCGTTGCCGCAGGCGGCCCCCGCGCCACGGGTGATCCCGGTCAGGCCGGGCGCCCGCAAGGACCGGCTCGCCGCGTTGGACGGGCTGCGATTCCTGGCGGCGCTGTCGGTGGTCCTCTTCCACTTCGTCGGCCAGACCCCCGGGGCGATGGTCGTCGTCTGGGGTCGCCCGTACCGGAGCACCTTCCCGGAGGCGCACGGTTACTTCGCCTTCGGACGGCTCGGCGTCGACCTGTTCTTCCTGATCAGCGGTTTTGTCATCTGCATGAGCGCATGGGGGCGCACCCCACGTGACTTCTTCATCTCACGCGTCACCCGTCTGTACCCGATGTACTGGATCGCGATCATGGTGTCGGCGTGCGTCATCTACTTCGCCGACACCCCGTTCGGGCACCCCAACCCGCGGGTGCTGTTCGCGAACTTCACGATGTTGCAGACTCCGCTCGGTGTCGCCAACCTGGATCCGGTCTACTGGACGCTCTGGCCGGAACTCTGCTTCTACCTCACGTTCGCGGTCGTGGTGTGGAAGGGCCTCACCCACCAGCGGGTGGTGATCTTCTGCGGGTTGTGGACGGTCGCCGCGGTGCTGGCGCCCAGCGCTCACATCCCGCTGCTCACGCTGATCGTGAACCCGACGTCCGCCCCGTACTTCATCGCCGGCATGGCCTTCTACCTCATGCACCGCTACCGGCCGACGCCGCTGCTGTGGGGGATCGTCGCCATGTCGTGGCTGCTGGCGCTGCACTTCCTGCTGGCGCCCCACGGCGGCCGCGTCAACTGGGCCACCTGGTCGCCGTGGCGCGGCTGGCTGATCCTCGTGACCACGGGGTTCTTCCTGGTGATGGGCGCCATCGCGCTCGGCGGGACCCGCCGGATCCGCTGGCGCGGGCTGACCGTCGCGGGCGCGATGACCTTCCCGCTGTACCTGTTGCACGACACGATCGGAATGACCGTCGCCCACCACTACGGCCACCGGATCGACCCCTCGGCGCTGGTCGTGGCCACCGTGACCGCTTTGATCGTCCTGTCGTACCTCGTGCACCGCTTCGTCGAGCGCCCGATCGCGCTGGCCATGCGGCGCTCGCTGAACACCGCCGCGTTCGGCCCGCAGCCGCCGACGCCGCGCTCTTGA
- a CDS encoding S53 family peptidase, protein MRISRTGRGVAASTAATAALAVAALATAPLAGVTAAAPAAVPHTKAVPAIAGHTLVRDVASPLSSEQCQAKWHIACYNPLQYRTAYDLNALYRKGITGKGRTIVIVDSFGSPTIQHDLDVYSKQFGLRSTKVNVVKWGKVPVFDPKNSDMTGWAGETTLDVEMAHAVAPDAKIVLVETAVAETEGVTGLPEMMDAEKHMIDHGVGDVISQSFGATEDTFPGFDKGDFSSIKKLRYAFQDANRKHVTVLASSGDGGATDLKADGKTYYNKRVNSWPSSDPLVTSIGGTQLHLDDKGRRVKPDSVYNDYGSGGGGQSHVFSRPAFQSGVKNVVGARRGTPDVSLAAAVNGGAWIYSSYDPTAIGWDVTGGTSEASPLFSGIIALADQAAGHRVGNINEALYALSKRSAHHDKSTGIVDVNDGTNNTYEGVTGYKAVNGYDMATGVGTVDALRFVPALARASHRG, encoded by the coding sequence ATGCGCATATCCCGTACCGGGCGCGGTGTCGCGGCTTCCACGGCCGCCACCGCCGCCCTCGCCGTCGCCGCGCTGGCGACCGCTCCGCTGGCCGGCGTCACCGCCGCCGCACCCGCCGCCGTACCGCACACCAAGGCCGTCCCGGCCATCGCCGGGCACACCCTGGTCCGCGACGTGGCGAGCCCGCTCTCCAGTGAGCAGTGCCAGGCCAAGTGGCACATCGCCTGTTACAACCCGCTCCAGTACCGCACCGCGTACGACCTCAACGCGCTGTACCGGAAGGGCATCACGGGCAAGGGGCGCACCATCGTCATCGTCGACTCGTTCGGCTCCCCGACGATCCAGCACGACCTCGACGTCTACAGCAAGCAGTTCGGTCTGCGCAGCACCAAGGTCAACGTGGTCAAGTGGGGCAAGGTCCCCGTGTTCGACCCCAAGAACTCGGACATGACCGGCTGGGCCGGCGAGACCACCCTCGACGTCGAGATGGCCCACGCCGTGGCGCCCGACGCCAAGATAGTCCTGGTGGAGACGGCGGTCGCCGAGACCGAGGGCGTCACCGGTCTGCCGGAGATGATGGACGCCGAGAAGCACATGATCGACCACGGCGTCGGCGACGTCATCAGCCAGAGCTTCGGCGCCACCGAGGACACCTTCCCCGGTTTCGACAAGGGCGACTTCTCCAGCATCAAGAAGCTGCGCTACGCCTTCCAGGACGCGAACCGCAAGCACGTGACCGTCCTCGCCTCCTCCGGCGACGGCGGCGCCACCGACCTGAAGGCGGACGGCAAGACCTACTACAACAAGCGCGTCAACTCCTGGCCCTCGTCGGACCCGTTGGTCACCTCCATCGGCGGCACCCAGCTCCACCTGGACGACAAGGGCCGGCGCGTCAAGCCCGACAGCGTCTACAACGACTACGGCTCGGGCGGCGGCGGCCAGTCCCACGTCTTCTCCCGCCCGGCCTTCCAGAGCGGTGTGAAGAACGTCGTCGGCGCCCGCCGCGGCACCCCGGACGTGTCGCTGGCCGCCGCGGTCAACGGCGGTGCCTGGATCTATTCCAGCTACGACCCGACCGCCATCGGCTGGGACGTCACCGGCGGCACCAGTGAGGCCAGCCCGCTCTTCTCGGGCATCATCGCCCTCGCCGACCAGGCGGCCGGCCACCGGGTGGGCAACATCAACGAGGCGCTGTACGCCCTCTCCAAGCGCTCCGCCCACCACGACAAGAGCACCGGCATCGTCGACGTGAACGACGGCACGAACAACACCTACGAAGGCGTCACCGGCTACAAGGCCGTCAACGGCTACGACATGGCCACCGGCGTCGGCACCGTCGACGCCCTCCGCTTCGTGCCCGCCCTCGCCCGGGCGAGCCACCGCGGCTGA
- a CDS encoding FAD-binding oxidoreductase codes for MHDYSRRGLLKATAAAGAGAVVLPGIAAAEAPGASAETEGAGNAKCKPAKLTGRIVRPDDPGYADASLGWDELFSHYPLVIVYAQETQDVVNALTWARQNNVALRVRSGGHSLEGWSNVDNGIVIDVSELKSVDIDTDSRTAVLGAGLNQLEAVTALAKKDLAVTTGTEGRVGLSGATLGGGFGFLVRYLGMACDSLTGAEVVVPSGADCAKVIRADLKNHSDLLWALRGAGNGNFGIVTSLTYKASPLKSVAYLQATWEGIGDLHGVFDAWQRTALFADKRLGTQLEIHKNQILLFGVLAEGSAEEVRAQLAPILSVGNPSVSVQVGNWGDVYAGFQVPTSAEPGNWKFFSQFSSKPFPKKAISVVASFMRDAPTDDSNFFTQAFGGAVKKEPRGGSSFPHRDTLFYSEPGAGWGPRTGQPGVCDPLTPQAQAWIAEFSQALRSYVNGAYVNVPNIGMQDWETAYWGSNFDRLRKIKAKYDPRNVFRYEQSIPPASC; via the coding sequence ATGCACGATTATTCTCGTCGCGGCCTGCTCAAAGCGACGGCGGCCGCCGGTGCCGGCGCGGTGGTTCTCCCGGGCATCGCGGCCGCAGAAGCCCCGGGCGCGAGCGCCGAGACCGAAGGGGCCGGAAACGCGAAATGCAAGCCGGCGAAGCTGACCGGCCGCATCGTCCGTCCCGACGATCCCGGGTACGCGGATGCGAGCCTCGGCTGGGACGAGCTCTTCTCTCACTATCCGCTGGTCATCGTCTATGCCCAGGAGACCCAGGACGTGGTCAACGCCCTCACGTGGGCGCGGCAGAACAACGTCGCGCTGCGGGTGCGGAGCGGCGGCCACAGCCTTGAGGGCTGGTCGAACGTGGACAACGGCATCGTGATCGACGTCAGCGAGTTGAAGTCGGTCGACATCGACACCGACTCTCGTACCGCGGTCCTCGGTGCCGGGCTCAACCAGTTGGAAGCGGTGACCGCACTCGCGAAGAAGGACCTCGCGGTGACGACCGGAACGGAGGGCCGCGTAGGCCTGTCCGGTGCGACGCTCGGCGGCGGCTTCGGCTTCCTCGTCCGCTACCTCGGCATGGCCTGCGACAGTCTGACGGGGGCTGAGGTCGTCGTGCCGTCGGGTGCCGACTGCGCCAAGGTGATCAGGGCGGATCTGAAGAACCACTCGGACCTGCTCTGGGCGCTCCGCGGAGCGGGAAACGGCAACTTCGGCATCGTCACCTCACTCACCTATAAGGCGTCTCCACTGAAGAGCGTCGCCTATCTGCAGGCGACATGGGAAGGCATCGGGGACCTCCACGGGGTCTTCGACGCATGGCAGCGTACGGCGCTGTTCGCGGACAAGCGCCTCGGAACCCAGCTCGAGATCCACAAAAACCAGATCCTGTTGTTCGGGGTTCTCGCGGAAGGGTCGGCGGAAGAGGTAAGGGCGCAGCTGGCTCCGATCCTGTCGGTCGGCAATCCCAGTGTCTCGGTACAGGTCGGTAACTGGGGCGACGTATACGCGGGATTCCAGGTTCCGACCAGCGCCGAGCCCGGAAACTGGAAGTTCTTCTCGCAGTTCTCCAGCAAGCCGTTCCCGAAGAAGGCGATCAGTGTAGTCGCCTCATTCATGCGAGACGCCCCCACGGACGACAGTAACTTCTTCACCCAGGCCTTCGGCGGGGCGGTGAAGAAGGAGCCCCGCGGCGGCTCGTCGTTCCCGCACCGGGACACGCTGTTCTATTCCGAGCCCGGCGCCGGCTGGGGGCCTCGTACAGGACAACCAGGCGTCTGCGACCCACTCACCCCGCAGGCCCAGGCCTGGATCGCCGAGTTCAGCCAGGCACTGCGGTCCTACGTGAACGGCGCGTACGTCAACGTGCCGAACATCGGAATGCAGGACTGGGAGACCGCCTACTGGGGATCCAACTTCGACCGGCTGCGCAAGATCAAGGCGAAGTACGACCCTCGCAACGTCTTCCGGTACGAGCAGAGCATCCCGCCCGCGTCCTGCTGA